One part of the Sciurus carolinensis chromosome 6, mSciCar1.2, whole genome shotgun sequence genome encodes these proteins:
- the LOC124986478 gene encoding cytochrome c oxidase subunit 7C, mitochondrial-like — MLGQSIRRFTTSVVHWSHCEEGPGKNLPFSVENKWHLLVMMTLFFGSGFAAYFFIVRHQLLKK; from the coding sequence ATGTTGGGACAGAGCATTCGGAGGTTCACCACTTCGGTGGTCCATTGGAGTCACTGTGAGGAGGGCCCGGGGAAGAATTTGCCATTTTCAGTGGAAAACAAGTGGCACTTACTGGTTATGATGACCTTATTCTTTGGATCAGGTTTTGCTGCATATTTCTTTATAGTAAGACACCAACTGCTTAAGAAATAG